A genomic segment from Aegilops tauschii subsp. strangulata cultivar AL8/78 chromosome 1, Aet v6.0, whole genome shotgun sequence encodes:
- the LOC109774805 gene encoding uncharacterized protein — translation MATAPIQGGPTAPPATIPPPSLTFSDTITDITPFIPIVLDLNSHNYYHWRHLFEMHLGRCSLLHHISGDHPPAPHDPRRIKHDLAIIQWLYTRISTELFNLVVTDGASARDIWAELRRLFQDNRDARVSALNTELRTITQGDRPVGVFCQRIKAIGDELRELGEVVADRSLLHALMGGLDDRFAQQATLIPLLRPLPTLAEARSMLQMEEQNQARKAAAPRLYHATTRPATAAAATPPERIDAVD, via the coding sequence ATGGCCACCGCTCCCATCCAGGGCGGCCCAACTGCTCCGCCAGCCACCATCCCACCTCCATCCCTTACCTTTAGCGACACCATCACCGATATTACTCCCTtcatccccatagttcttgatctcaACAGCCATAATTACTACCACTGGCGCCATCTCTTTGAGATGCATCTCGGTCGCTGCTCTCTTCTCCACCACATCTCCGGCGATCACCCACCCGCTCCCCATGATCCTCGCAGGATCAAACACGACCTCGCCATCATCCAGTGGCTGTATACTCGCATCTCGACGGAGCTCTTCAACCTTGTGGTGACGGATGGTGCCTCCGCGCGTGATATTTGGGCCGAGCTCCGCCGGCTCTTCCAGGACAACCGGGATGCTCGCGTCTCGGCCCTCAACACCGAGCTTCGCACGATCACGCAGGGCGATCGCCCCGTGGGCGTCTTCTGTCAACGGATCAAGGCGATTGGCGACGAGCTCCGCGAGCTTGGAGAGGTGGTTGCCGATCGGTCGCTTCTTCACGCACTAATGGGCGGTCTTGACGACCGCTTCGCTCAGCAGGCGACCCTGATCCCTCTCCTCCGTCCTCTGCCAACACTTGCTGAGGCCCGCTCCATGCTTCAGATGGAGGAGCAGAACCAGGCGCGCAAGGCTGCTGCGCCGCGCCTCTACCACGCGACCACGCGTCCTGCTACCGCAGCTGCTGCAACACCTCCTGAAAGGATCGATgcggtcgactag